Proteins co-encoded in one Papaver somniferum cultivar HN1 chromosome 5, ASM357369v1, whole genome shotgun sequence genomic window:
- the LOC113280742 gene encoding NDR1/HIN1-like protein 10 gives MGDSCSEKHVCLYLLIMTILFGGIVFLKLFSISAYENMKFHVIDASLKEFYLTNDDILHYNFAVTISVRNSNKVARISYGEIRSKIYCYGEDLGFVPLYMSFWQGPKNTTLLHPVFKGKTLFKLRGSRLEDFSYGQRDGSYIIYVYLYLTVQVKHAGGGKGLEEDYIIECGLYELHLLGSSSLPNNQTGIGGLFKTKRCGVYKEHSL, from the coding sequence ATGGGGGATAGCTGTTCGGAGAAACATGTTTGCTTATACTTGCTCATCATGACGATCTTATTTGGAGGAATTGTATTTCTAAAGCTATTCTCCATTTCCGCATATGAAAACATGAAGTTTCATGTCATTGATGCTTCATTAAAAGAGTTCTACTTAACAAATGATGATATACTTCATTACAATTTCGCGGTAACCATCTCTGTTAGGAACAGCAACAAGGTTGCACGTATTTCTTATGGTGAAATTCGCTCTAAAATTTACTGTTACGGCGAGGATTTGGGTTTTGTTCCTTTGTATATGTCTTTCTGGCAAGGCCCTAAGAATACAACACTACTTCATCCTGTATTTAAAGGAAAAACCTTGTTCAAACTACGGGGTTCTCGCCTTGAGGATTTCAGTTATGGACAGAGGGATGGAAGTTATATCATTTATGTGTATCTCTACCTTACAGTCCAAGTGAAGCATGCTGGTGGTGGAAAGGGACTTGAAGAGGATTACATAATTGAATGTGGATTGTACGAGCTTCATTTGTtgggttcttcttctttaccaaaTAATCAAACAGGTATTGGTGGCTTATTTAAAACTAAGAGGTGCGGGGTATATAAAGAACACTCACTCTAG